The segment GGTCAGGAGTTTTTTCAGTGAATATACCAAAAGTAACACGTCAGTTCTTATCTGTGCATATTTTGTTGGGTTCTTTGACTATAGGAAGTATGCCACAATTTGCAGCAGCCGCGTGGTCTTCCAGTTCAAAAGGGAATACGGAAATTTGTACCGCAGCGGGCCAACAAAGCTCTCCGCTCATCGTGAGTGATGGTGCTGGTGGCGCTATTATTACCTGGGAAGATGCAAGGAATGTCCATTTCGATATCTTTTCCCAGCGTATCGACACTCAGGGAAATACCTTGTGGGCAAAGGACGGGATTCCTGTCTGTACCGCTCCGGAGAACCAAACCCGGCCAAAGGTTATTAGCGATGGCAACGGTGGCGCTATTATAACCTGGCAGGATATACGAAATGGTTATAATAACTCCGACATTTATGCACAACGTATTGATGCTGCCGGCAAGCCTCAGTGGATAGAAAACGGCGTTCCGGTCTGTACGGCAGTGAATGCACAGAATAGCCCCTGTATTGCATCAGACGGTGAGGGAGGAGCCATCATCATTTGGCAGGATTTCAGGACTAATTATGCAGACCTCTATGCCCAGCGTATTACAAAAGAAGGGGAAGTATTATGGAAAAAAAACGGTGACCTTGTGTGCGGTGCTTCCGGTGCGCAAAGCGCTCCTGTTGCAGTGGATGATGGTAAAGGCGGCGTTATTTTTGCGTGGCAGGATTTCAGGAGAAGTTTTGCCGATATCTATGCTCAGCGAATCGACAACAGTGGTAAGGTGTTATGGGAAAAAGGCGGTGTTCCCATCTGCACTGCATTAGGGCACGAAAGTTTTCAGGTTATTGTTGGTAATGGCAGTGAGGGTGCGACCATAGCCTGGATTGATACCCGCAATGGTAATAATGATATCTTTGCACAGCAGATAGATGGAAACGGGAATATCCGGTGGAAAGTTAACGGCATTCCGGTGTGTAAGAAACCGGGCAACCAGGACTATCCGGTAATAACTGATAACGGGGCGGGTGGCGTTATACTCTCGTGGTGGGATAAGAGAAGCGGTGCATATGGCATCTATGCACAACATATCGACCGTGATGGCAATGCCTTGTGGGCAGAAGACGGTCTTGCCATTTCTGCTGAAAAAGGTATTCAGAACAATGTAAATATTGTGAGTAACGGTACAGGTGGTGCTATCCTGACATGGAATGATAACCGGAAAGACCCGGCATTTGATGTCTATGTTCAGCAGATTGATAAAGACGGGCTTATGCAGTGGATCGGAAGCGGTGTTGCCTGCAGTACGGCACCCGATACACAATGTTTTCCTGTACTGGTAACTGATAGTGCCGGGGGTGTTATCATCGCATGGCAGGATGCACGCAACAGGGATAGAAGTTACTGGGATATTTATGCCCAAAGGATTAACAAAGAAGGCTCATTGGGAGAATAGAACACAGAACCCTGAAAGGGTGAAATATTAAAAGTTCTTAAGGGGAGCATTCCCGATTTTTTGTAAAAAACAATTATGGGATAATAGTAACTCAAGCTTCCAGCTTGAGTTGCAAACAGCACAAGCAGGATGCTTGTGATACAATCACCTGTCTGCTTATAAAGGATTACAAAAATCGGGAATGCTCCCGTTCTTAAGTCCTTGATATTGGGTTGGTTTCCTATTTTACCTTGAAAATTAAGGCAGGGTGCAAAAGATCGCATCACGATATTGCCAGAGTCACTCAAGACACCGCTTCGTGAACACTTGGAAAAAGTCAAGGTAATCCATGAGAAAGACCTGTCTGAAGGCTGGGAGGGTGCGTCCAAATGCCCGGCGCGCTCGATTGGAAATATCCCAATGCACCGAAGGAATGGCTCTGGCAACGGGTCTTACCGCAGGAAACCCGATGGAAGAACACGGTGGCCGGTGAAGAAGGGCGACATCATACCCACGAGACGATTCTTCAGCGGGCTGTCAAGGAAGCAATCCGCAAAGCGGGTGTTGTCTCAAGCACGCTGGTTGTCACACATTCCGTCACTCCTTTGCTACGCGCTTACTTGAGGCTGGTTATGATATTCGCACGATACAGGAACTTCTTGGCCACAAAGACGTCAGCACAACGATGGTCTACACCCATGTCTTGAACAAAGGTGGTCACGGTGTCCGAAGTCCCATTGATAGGTTGTAGGTCGGTTTATACAGACTGTATAATCATTGTTAGGCCCATGGAACCAGATGTTCGAACTTCTCGTACTCTTTGTCGCAGCATTCGCCGCCGCAGCAATTTCCGGTGCTGCGGGATTTGGGGGAGCGCTCCTGCTTCTGCCGCTGCTCGTCGCAACCGTTGGCGTGACACAGGCTGTTCCGTTGCTTACCATCGCGCAGCTAATCGGCAATCTCTCAAGGGCTGGATTCGGCTTCACACAGATTCACTGGAAACCGGTAGCGCTTTTCTTACTCGGGGCCATCCCTCTCAGCGCCTTGGGCGCCTTGTCATTCGTCCAGCTACCGAAGGATTTGGTCACACGCGCGATTGGTGCCGCCATCCTGATATTCGTTGCGCTGAAGTATTTCGGTGTATTGAAGCTCAAGGGTGGCTCTACTCTGTTGGTGACGGGCGGAGGGGTGGTTGGATTCCTGTCGGGGGTGGTGGGCAGCGCAGGGCCTCTTGGCGCCGCTATCTTCCTGTCGCTTGGTTTGCCCCCGGTTGCCTACATCGCCAGCGAGGCCACGACCGCGCTCGCGATGCACGGCGTGAAGACAGTGGTCTACCAGCAATACATTGCCCTCGATCGGGAGTTTTGGTTTCTGGCTGCGCTGATGGGGGTCGCAATGATTCTTGGAACATGGTCAGCCAAGCGAGTCATTGAGCGCATGCATCGGGAAATGTTTCAGCGGTTCGTGGCTGTTCTGTTGGTCGCCATAGCCGGTTATATGGTGGTCCATGGGTAGCGGGCAGCACATTGGGCCTAACACGGCGCTGCACCGGACGCCAATTCCGCTGCGCTTCATTGCCGCCAGTGAGCTTGGACGTTGTGCGTTACAGGAGAGAGAACAATGCTCTTTGGGATTGCACTTAAGGCTCTGTCAGTATGGGCAGGCATTCTGATATTGGCCGTGCTTAACGGGGCGATTCGGGAGGCCATTCTCATCCCTAAGCTCGGTCCCGCAACTGGCCTTGTGTTGAGTGGTGTATGCCTGACGGCGCTTATCTTAGTCGTGGCTTACCTGTCGTCGCCTTGGTTTGGTGCTCGCCGCTCCGTTGAGTTCGTTGGAATCGGCCTTGGCTGGCTCGCACTTACGCTCGTCTTCGAATTCTCGCTTGGTCTGTGGCAAGGCAAGACCTGGCGGGTCATGTTTGAGGCATACACTTTCAAGGGTGGCAACATCTGGCCATTTGTTCTCCTGATTACAGCTCTAGCGCCATACCTTGCCGCTAAGGTCAGGGGTTTGGCGTAGACTCGGCAGCCCCCAACGAACAGTTCAGCTACAGTTGACGCGCATAAAAGCTGCTCGCCTAAAACAAAGGTTGGACGTCTGAAAGCTGGACAGCACCTTATTGACGGATTGGGCTTATGACCAGGAGACGTTCAGACCTTTTGGTGCTGGAGTGGATGTATCAAGGAGATTAACCATGAGTTTGCACGATAAGCGAACCGGGCGCAGGGATCCGCCGTGGGTTGCCCTGTTTACCGGCATATTATCGTTGTTGTTCTGGCCGATCACCGTCCTTCTGGCTGATGAGCCCGCAGGCGGGAATGCCAACCCGCCTTTTTCAATCGACCTTTCCGTAGAACGCGTCGGCCATGCCAGCATTAATGGCATTGGCACCTCCCTTGCTTTCACGGAATATTCTGCCGGCCTGAATTGGCAATTCCTGTTTTCCCGGGCAGAAAACAAGTTGACCGATTATGACATTAAAGACTCTGGGTCCTTTCTGTTCGATGGATGGATTCAAATCAGAGGTTTCTTGCTTTTTGTAAAGGCTTGGAACTTTCGTACCCATGTAGAATACGATCTCAATTTCTTCGGAGAATAATGCCTTACCTTAATCTCCGCATACAGGTCTGAGTAAACCTTTTGTCAAATTAAAGAAAACTTGTTAATAATATTGTTAGCCTGTAAATAGGAAATTGAATAAATCTCTAAAATAATTTAAAATTCTTTTATGATTATAGATACAATTCCACAATTAAAAAAATTATCCAATACAGAGAAACTTTTACTTATCAATGAGTTATGGGATTCTTTATCCTTGCAAGAAGATACTTTACCGGTACCGGAAACTCACAAAAAAATATTGAAAGAAGAAAGAAACACACCTATATTACTAAACGATAGAGATTAATTGGATGGTTGATGAAAACTTTGCCAGAGTTCATTTACAATAGATTATGAGTAAATACGCATAACAATTAAAACCAGCGGACAATTTACATAAAACAATAAATATGATAACATTTTAAAAAAGGCGAGGTAAGACTATGACTCAATTACTTAAAAAAGCCTTCAAGGAGGCGACAAAACTGCCTGTTGTCGAACAAA is part of the Candidatus Jettenia sp. AMX2 genome and harbors:
- a CDS encoding sulfite exporter TauE/SafE family protein encodes the protein MFELLVLFVAAFAAAAISGAAGFGGALLLLPLLVATVGVTQAVPLLTIAQLIGNLSRAGFGFTQIHWKPVALFLLGAIPLSALGALSFVQLPKDLVTRAIGAAILIFVALKYFGVLKLKGGSTLLVTGGGVVGFLSGVVGSAGPLGAAIFLSLGLPPVAYIASEATTALAMHGVKTVVYQQYIALDREFWFLAALMGVAMILGTWSAKRVIERMHREMFQRFVAVLLVAIAGYMVVHG
- a CDS encoding addiction module protein, which encodes MIIDTIPQLKKLSNTEKLLLINELWDSLSLQEDTLPVPETHKKILKEERNTPILLNDRD